From a region of the Castanea sativa cultivar Marrone di Chiusa Pesio chromosome 10, ASM4071231v1 genome:
- the LOC142614044 gene encoding inositol-tetrakisphosphate 1-kinase 1-like isoform X2, giving the protein MTEPERERERGPPRFTVGYALAPKKQNSFIRDSLVNLARSRGIDLVKIDPTRALADQGPFHCVLHKLYGREWKEQLGEFRLRNPNAVIVDSPDAIERLHNRISMLQVVSELKIEPRSLTFGIPKQIVIYDTETLFDRQSWVALKFPVIAKPLVADGSAKSHKMALVYNHDGLKQLKPPIVLQEFVNHGGVIFKVYVVGSYVKCVKRKSLPDVSASSSTSTSGDAAVLPFSQVSNIATDEKAEEKYYEMMDLDDTKMPPQEFIEGIAKGLREALKLNLFNFDVIRDARCIFHSVRSFRLNGYSLAKLVFHDFTFGI; this is encoded by the exons ATGACTGAACCTGAACGCGAACGCGAACGCGGACCGCCGAGATTCACCGTGGGCTACGCTTTGGCGCCGAAGAAGCAAAACAGCTTCATCAGAGACTCGCTCGTTAATCTCGCGAGATCTCGAGGGATCGATCTCGTGAAGATCGACCCGACCCGAGCTCTCGCGGATCAAGGCCCGTTTCACTGCGTGCTCCACAAGCTTTACGGCCGGGAATGGAAGGAGCAACTCGGAGAGTTCCGGCTCAGAAACCCTAATGCCGTCATCGTCGACTCGCCCGACGCGATCGAGCGGCTCCACAACCGAATCTCCATGCTACAGGTCGTTTCGGAGCTGAAAATCGAGCCTCGGAGCTTAACGTTTGGGATCCCGAAGCAAATCGTTATATACGACACGGAAACTCTCTTCGATCGACAATCTTGGGTGGCTTTGAAGTTTCCGGTCATCGCGAAACCCTTGGTCGCCGACGGTAGCGCCAAATCGCACAAAATGGCTTTGGTTTACAACCACGACGGCCTCAAACAGCTCAAGCCCCCAATCGTGCTCCAAGAATTCGTCAACCACGGCGGAGTCATCTTCAAGGTCTACGTCGTCGGCAGCTACGTGAAGTGCGTGAAACGCAAGTCGTTGCCGGACGTGTCGGCCTCCTCCTCAACCTCGACCTCCGGCGACGCGGCGGTGCTGCCGTTCTCGCAGGTGTCGAACATCGCCACCGACGAGAAAGCGGAGGAGAAGTACTACGAGATGATGGACTTGGACGACACGAAGATGCCGCCGCAGGAATTCATCGAAGGCATTGCGAAAGGATTGCGGGAAGCGTTGAAGTTGAACTTGTTCAACTTCGATGTGATTCGAGACGCCAG atgtaTATTCCATTCCGTTCGCAGTTTTAG GTTAAATGGTTATTCATTGGCTAAGCTTGTCTTTCATGATTTCACGTTTGGTATCTAA
- the LOC142614044 gene encoding inositol-tetrakisphosphate 1-kinase 1-like isoform X1, producing the protein MTEPERERERGPPRFTVGYALAPKKQNSFIRDSLVNLARSRGIDLVKIDPTRALADQGPFHCVLHKLYGREWKEQLGEFRLRNPNAVIVDSPDAIERLHNRISMLQVVSELKIEPRSLTFGIPKQIVIYDTETLFDRQSWVALKFPVIAKPLVADGSAKSHKMALVYNHDGLKQLKPPIVLQEFVNHGGVIFKVYVVGSYVKCVKRKSLPDVSASSSTSTSGDAAVLPFSQVSNIATDEKAEEKYYEMMDLDDTKMPPQEFIEGIAKGLREALKLNLFNFDVIRDARCIFHSVRSFRYFLKYFLKFLGRLRSCALRLLF; encoded by the exons ATGACTGAACCTGAACGCGAACGCGAACGCGGACCGCCGAGATTCACCGTGGGCTACGCTTTGGCGCCGAAGAAGCAAAACAGCTTCATCAGAGACTCGCTCGTTAATCTCGCGAGATCTCGAGGGATCGATCTCGTGAAGATCGACCCGACCCGAGCTCTCGCGGATCAAGGCCCGTTTCACTGCGTGCTCCACAAGCTTTACGGCCGGGAATGGAAGGAGCAACTCGGAGAGTTCCGGCTCAGAAACCCTAATGCCGTCATCGTCGACTCGCCCGACGCGATCGAGCGGCTCCACAACCGAATCTCCATGCTACAGGTCGTTTCGGAGCTGAAAATCGAGCCTCGGAGCTTAACGTTTGGGATCCCGAAGCAAATCGTTATATACGACACGGAAACTCTCTTCGATCGACAATCTTGGGTGGCTTTGAAGTTTCCGGTCATCGCGAAACCCTTGGTCGCCGACGGTAGCGCCAAATCGCACAAAATGGCTTTGGTTTACAACCACGACGGCCTCAAACAGCTCAAGCCCCCAATCGTGCTCCAAGAATTCGTCAACCACGGCGGAGTCATCTTCAAGGTCTACGTCGTCGGCAGCTACGTGAAGTGCGTGAAACGCAAGTCGTTGCCGGACGTGTCGGCCTCCTCCTCAACCTCGACCTCCGGCGACGCGGCGGTGCTGCCGTTCTCGCAGGTGTCGAACATCGCCACCGACGAGAAAGCGGAGGAGAAGTACTACGAGATGATGGACTTGGACGACACGAAGATGCCGCCGCAGGAATTCATCGAAGGCATTGCGAAAGGATTGCGGGAAGCGTTGAAGTTGAACTTGTTCAACTTCGATGTGATTCGAGACGCCAG atgtaTATTCCATTCCGTTCGCAGTTTTAGGTACTTTCTCAAATACTTTTTGAAGTTTTTAGGGAGGTTAAGAAGTTGTGCTTTGAGGCTCCTTTTTTAG
- the LOC142614044 gene encoding inositol-tetrakisphosphate 1-kinase 1-like isoform X3 yields the protein MTEPERERERGPPRFTVGYALAPKKQNSFIRDSLVNLARSRGIDLVKIDPTRALADQGPFHCVLHKLYGREWKEQLGEFRLRNPNAVIVDSPDAIERLHNRISMLQVVSELKIEPRSLTFGIPKQIVIYDTETLFDRQSWVALKFPVIAKPLVADGSAKSHKMALVYNHDGLKQLKPPIVLQEFVNHGGVIFKVYVVGSYVKCVKRKSLPDVSASSSTSTSGDAAVLPFSQVSNIATDEKAEEKYYEMMDLDDTKMPPQEFIEGIAKGLREALKLNLFNFDVIRDARCIFHSVRSFR from the exons ATGACTGAACCTGAACGCGAACGCGAACGCGGACCGCCGAGATTCACCGTGGGCTACGCTTTGGCGCCGAAGAAGCAAAACAGCTTCATCAGAGACTCGCTCGTTAATCTCGCGAGATCTCGAGGGATCGATCTCGTGAAGATCGACCCGACCCGAGCTCTCGCGGATCAAGGCCCGTTTCACTGCGTGCTCCACAAGCTTTACGGCCGGGAATGGAAGGAGCAACTCGGAGAGTTCCGGCTCAGAAACCCTAATGCCGTCATCGTCGACTCGCCCGACGCGATCGAGCGGCTCCACAACCGAATCTCCATGCTACAGGTCGTTTCGGAGCTGAAAATCGAGCCTCGGAGCTTAACGTTTGGGATCCCGAAGCAAATCGTTATATACGACACGGAAACTCTCTTCGATCGACAATCTTGGGTGGCTTTGAAGTTTCCGGTCATCGCGAAACCCTTGGTCGCCGACGGTAGCGCCAAATCGCACAAAATGGCTTTGGTTTACAACCACGACGGCCTCAAACAGCTCAAGCCCCCAATCGTGCTCCAAGAATTCGTCAACCACGGCGGAGTCATCTTCAAGGTCTACGTCGTCGGCAGCTACGTGAAGTGCGTGAAACGCAAGTCGTTGCCGGACGTGTCGGCCTCCTCCTCAACCTCGACCTCCGGCGACGCGGCGGTGCTGCCGTTCTCGCAGGTGTCGAACATCGCCACCGACGAGAAAGCGGAGGAGAAGTACTACGAGATGATGGACTTGGACGACACGAAGATGCCGCCGCAGGAATTCATCGAAGGCATTGCGAAAGGATTGCGGGAAGCGTTGAAGTTGAACTTGTTCAACTTCGATGTGATTCGAGACGCCAG atgtaTATTCCATTCCGTTCGCAGTTTTAG GTGA